The Gloeobacter morelensis MG652769 genome contains the following window.
CCGCGCTAAATCCTTGAGATAGACTCACCGCATCCAGGCAGCAGCAACTACCTATATACTTTGGCGTCCTTGCTGGCCAATCTTTCGGGAATAGCCAACAAGCTCGATGAATACAAAATCCGAAGGAGCCGCATAATTACGGCTGGCATTGGCATATAATAATGTGACAATTTCTTCAAGGGGTGACAGACAAGGCTACGTGACGCTCAGCATCAACCTTGCAGCCCGCAACCCGCGTCGATAGTCCCGGGCTTTGTTCCTACAGGTGTCTATCAAATTGTCGAGCCAGTCACCCAAACCCAGCACCGCCTGTGCCCAGTGCCAAGCGTACTGGCCAACCCGAAAAGGGCTGTGACGCCGCAAGCGTCGCTGCTTTTCTTGAACCCTGCCGGTGTACTTGTCCACCCCTATTCGCTCCAGTTGCAGACCGTTGAGCATCGCTGCACTCCAGGCAATCGATGCTAACAACAGTACCCGCATCATCCGTTCCTGACTGACGCGTACTTCTTCAAGATGGTAGCCACAGGATTTGACGTCTTTGTGCCAAACTTCGATTCCCCAACGGTCAGCATACAGCTCAAGTGCTTCGTGTAACTTTGGCCGGTCTGTCAAAATATACCAGCCTTCACCCGGTTGCATATTCCGGATTTTTCGTTTCCAGATACAAGCAATATTGAACGGCTCGAATCCCTTGTTTTTACGATTTTTGGTGACGCGCACTCCGCCAAGAAACATCGACATTCCAGGTTGTAGTTCCAAAGACTTTAGCGAGCGAAAGTCTGCACCTTGTTGTCGAATATATTCACTGATTTTTAATCTCAAGCAAAAGCCGGCCTTTCGACTGCGCAACCAATTGGCCAGCTTGACACTGCAAAACTCTCTGTCCCCCAACACCACGACGCG
Protein-coding sequences here:
- a CDS encoding IS4 family transposase translates to MMPAFYQTFFAHLLTARQSLFLHLLVATLQTHKQLALGKLSQALPLPITADSRKRALQRFLTLDKLNIFEAWFPLVLYLVLTHFSKTTTLKLAIDRTDWWHYNVLTVALVWHRHALPLNWTLLDHPGNSNLEDQQLLLSPVLSLLSAYRVVVLGDREFCSVKLANWLRSRKAGFCLRLKISEYIRQQGADFRSLKSLELQPGMSMFLGGVRVTKNRKNKGFEPFNIACIWKRKIRNMQPGEGWYILTDRPKLHEALELYADRWGIEVWHKDVKSCGYHLEEVRVSQERMMRVLLLASIAWSAAMLNGLQLERIGVDKYTGRVQEKQRRLRRHSPFRVGQYAWHWAQAVLGLGDWLDNLIDTCRNKARDYRRGLRAARLMLSVT